One window from the genome of Alosa alosa isolate M-15738 ecotype Scorff River chromosome 15, AALO_Geno_1.1, whole genome shotgun sequence encodes:
- the snrpd2 gene encoding small nuclear ribonucleoprotein Sm D2 — protein MSLLNKPKSEMTPEELQKREEEEFNTGPLSVLTQSVKNNTQVLINCRNNKKLLGRVKAFDRHCNMVLENVKEMWTEVPKSGKGKKKSKPVNKDRYISKMFLRGDSVIVVLRNPLITGK, from the exons AT GAGTCTGTTGAACAAGCCAAAGTCGGAGATGACTCCAGAGGAGCTCCAGAAACGCGAGGAGGAGGAATTCAACACTGGACCCTTGTCTGTGCTTACACAGTCAGTGAAGAACAACACCCAAGTCCTCATAAATTGCAGAAACAACAAGAAACTTCTTGGACGAGTTAAGGCTTTCGACAG GCATTGTAATATGGTCCTGGAGAATGTAAAGGAGATGTGGACAGAGGTGCCTAAGAGCGGAAAAGGAAAGAAGAAGTCAAAGCCGGTCAATAAGGATCGCTACATCTCCAAAATGTTCCTGAGAGGTGATTCTGTTATCGTCGTGCTAAGGAACCCCCTCATCACAGGCAAATAG
- the foxg1c gene encoding forkhead box protein G1c produces the protein MNELKTPMKLLHKSSFSISSLLFQSEMLMNERGPLVDTSRSGDIKTLSREQFFTDQKTRCALIRDGKYTFKDDKKNCKARCSSMRVDKLLPSDKKRKGVNKSVDRVEVKTEREGDRGKNGKPEKPPFSYNALIMMAIRQSPGRRLTLNGIYEFIMDNFPYYRDNRQGWQNSIRHNLSLNKCFVKVPRHYDDPGKGNYWMLDPSSEDVFIGGTTGKLRRRSTAASKAKLAMKRGPRMASASAAGLAFTGSFYWPVPPLLALQHSAHSHPCSTSFLGSSQSNYAASLLSHSSHLTSAVPPSSDRQLPATQENTCFGIGGEQHRHHQMTATASFASSSLPCSLPLPCSFNLLSGQTSYFYSHQVPNLADFTSWSQDDHSQPKPSPVGPFLSGRSSSDYISGFCSELPNYFSPFSSSLNMQ, from the coding sequence ATGAACGAACTGAAAACGCCAATGAAACTCCTCCACAAGTCGTCTTTCAGCATCAGCAGTTTGTTATTTCAAAGCGAGATGCTGATGAATGAGCGTGGTCCCCTCGTGGATACGTCGCGCTCTGGAGATATCAAGACTCTGTCCCGAGAACAGTTTTTCACGGATCAGAAAACGAGATGTGCACTTATTCGAGATGGGAAATATACTTTCaaggatgacaagaaaaactgtaaggcACGCTGCAGCTCAATGCGTGTTGATAAATTGTTACCCAGTGATAAGAAAAGAAAGGGGGTGAATAAATCGGTTGACAGAGTTGAGgtgaaaacagaaagagaaggagacagagggaaGAATGGTAAACCTGAGAAACCCCCTTTCAGTTATAATGCTTTGATCATGATGGCTATTCGGCAAAGCCCGGGAAGGCGGCTTACACTCAATGGTATTTATGAATTTATCATGGACAATTTCCCGTACTACAGGGACAATAGGCAAGGGTGGCAAAACTCCATTCGGCACAACCTGAGCCTCAACAAGTGCTTCGTAAAAGTGCCGCGCCACTATGATGACCCGGGAAAAGGCAACTACTGGATGCTGGACCCATCCAGTGAGGACGTATTCATCGGTGGCACGACGGGGAAGCTCCGACGGCGTTCAACGGCTGCGTCCAAAGCAAAACTGGCCATGAAGAGAGGACCTCGAATGGCGTCCGCCTCTGCTGCAGGTCTGGCATTCACGGGATCCTTCTACTGGCCAGTGCCTCCTCTCCTGGCCCTGCAACACTCTGCACACTCACACCCATGTTCGACGTCTTTTCTAGGGTCATCTCAGAGTAACTACGCAGCCTCGTTGCTCTCTCACAGCTCGCACTTAACTTCGGCTGTACCCCCCAGCTCGGACAGGCAGTTGCCAGCCACCCAAGAGAACACTTGCTTTGGAATAGGGGGAGAACAACACCGACATCACCAAATGACTGCAACTGCTTCCTTCGCGTCGTCTTCCTTGCCTTGTTCATTGCCGCTACCATGCTCTTTTAACCTGCTCTCTGGTCAAACCAGTTACTTTTATTCGCATCAGGTTCCAAACCTGGCCGATTTTACGTCTTGGTCTCAAGATGACCACTCACAACCTAAACCATCACCAGTCGGGCCTTTTCTGTCTGGAAGGAGTTCCTCTGATTACATAAGTGGCTTTTGCTCAGAGCTTCCCAACTATTTTTCTCCTTTCAGCTCCTCTCTCAACATGCAGTGA
- the pglyrp5 gene encoding peptidoglycan recognition protein 5 has product MLHVNMDKEDTRRSGYCPFERQEVNITSRSDWGAMDPRRKKEMSEPAKRVVIHHTAIRNCATAQDCMEQVIRIQKMHVRDRDFDDIGYSFLVGQNGMLYEGRGWGIVGAHSKGHNLDSVGIAFMGNFNDDVPTSAALSSVKRLLQDGVLQGFLISNYTILGHRDLASTECPGNKLYSEIQRLGSDRE; this is encoded by the exons ATGTTGCATGTAAACATGGACAAAGAAGATACAAGACGATCTGGATACTGTCCGTTCGAAAGGCAGGAAG TGAATATAACCTCTCGATCTGACTGGGGAGCCATGGACCCccggagaaaaaaagaaatgagtgAACCTGCCAAGAGAGTGGTCATCCACCACACGGCAATCCGGAATTGTGCTACTGCACAGGATTGTATGGAACAAGTAATCCGTATACAGAAGATGCACGTGAGGGATAGAGACTTTGATGACATCGGTTACAG CTTCTTAGTCGGGCAAAATGGGATGCTATATGAGGGACGCGGATGGGGCATCGTTGGGGCGCACAGCAAAGGACATAACCTGGACTCTGTTGGGATCGCGTTCATGGGCAATTTTAACg ATGATGTTCCTACTTCTGCAGCTTTGTCATCCGTCAAACGCCTGCTACAGGATGGGGTGTTACAGGGCTTCTTGATCTCCAATTACACCATTTTGGGGCACAGGGACTTGGCGAGTACCGAGTGTCCCGGAAATAAACTTTATTCTGAAATACAACGCCTCGGGTCTGATAGGGAATAA
- the polr2i gene encoding DNA-directed RNA polymerase II subunit RPB9: MDLEGGTYEPGFVGIRFCQECNNMLYPKEDKENRILLYACRNCDYQQEADNSCIYVNKITHEVDELTQIIADVSQDPTLPRTEDHPCPKCGHKEAVFFQSHSMKAEDAMRLYYVCTAPHCGHRWTE; this comes from the exons ATGGATCTAGAAGGTGGCACGTATGAACCGGGGTTTGTCGGTATTCGTTTCTGTCAGGAATG cAATAACATGTTATATCCAAAAGAGGACAAGGAGAATCGCATCCTGTTATATGCA TGCAGGAACTGTGATTACCAGCAGGAGGCAGACAATAGCTGCATTTACGTCAACAAGATCACCCACGAGGTTGA TGAGTTGACGCAGATCATTGCAGATGTATCCCAGGATCCAACACTGCCTCGGACAGAGGACCACCCATGTCCCAA ATGTGGCCACAAGGAGGCAGTGTTCTTCCAGTCACACAGCATGAAGGCTGAG GATGCCATGCGTCTGTACTACGTGTGCACGGCCCCCCACTGTGGACATCGCTGGACAGAATGA
- the LOC125308664 gene encoding complement C1q and tumor necrosis factor-related protein 9B-like, with product MDQTDRTDADGRGDGLPNVDPEPQPQNPTDGRGDGPDDIDKTVAFTAKLIPCDNYPAHNGVLKFRHILVNKREGYDATTGVFTCPMAGFYYFTVHASVYGRGEVIIQKNGVKVVSAYHTTLPNRMSQVASISSVIKLSLGD from the exons ATGGACCAAACAGACAGAACAG ATGCAGATGGACGTGGAGATGGCCTGCCTAATGTTG ACCCAGAACCACAGCCCCAAAATCCTACAGATGGTCGTGGGGATGGCCCTGATGATATTG ACAAGACGGTGGCCTTCACTGCAAAACTCATTCCTTGTGATAATTATCCAGCTCACAATGGTGTCCTTAAATTTCGCCACATTCTGGTCAATAAGCGAGAGGGCTACGACGCAACCACTGGTGTGTTCACATGCCCCATGGCTGGCTTCTATTACTTCACTGTCCACGCTTCTGTTTATGGCCGCGGGGAGGTCATCATTCAGAAGAATGGCGTTAAAGTGGTCTCTGCTTACCACACTACTCTGCCTAACAGGATGAGCCAGGTGGCCAGCATAAGCAGCGTCATTAAGCTGTCCCTAG GGGATTGA